A part of Bartonella quintana genomic DNA contains:
- the rimP gene encoding ribosome maturation factor RimP, whose protein sequence is MKLTWIKCMRKTEKMNDIDEPRLFEETGIEAFVAALVIPLLKPLDFRLVRVKLLGQNGLTLQIMVERADGSMTIEDCETVSRTVSHLLDVQNVIERKYHLEISSPGIDRPLVRKSDFFYWQGHIAKIETKITIDGRKKFRGILANITQEGLTLNTDKAAYGEAMYIAIPFDNIIDAHLVLTDELIRNALKKNKDLSQQFISEDNPNVSKQLSNYKN, encoded by the coding sequence ATGAAGTTGACTTGGATAAAGTGTATGAGAAAAACTGAAAAAATGAATGATATTGATGAACCGCGTTTATTTGAAGAAACCGGCATCGAAGCATTTGTTGCTGCTCTTGTTATACCATTGCTTAAGCCTTTAGATTTTCGTTTGGTTCGTGTAAAGCTCCTTGGGCAAAATGGTTTAACACTTCAGATTATGGTTGAGCGTGCTGATGGTTCCATGACAATAGAAGACTGCGAAACTGTTAGTCGAACTGTTTCACACCTTCTTGATGTACAAAATGTTATTGAACGCAAATATCATTTAGAAATCTCATCTCCTGGAATTGATCGCCCATTGGTTAGAAAATCTGATTTTTTTTATTGGCAAGGACATATTGCGAAAATCGAAACAAAAATAACCATTGATGGGCGCAAAAAATTTCGTGGGATACTGGCAAATATCACACAAGAGGGTCTTACTTTAAACACCGATAAAGCCGCTTACGGAGAAGCCATGTACATTGCTATTCCTTTTGATAACATCATCGATGCACATTTGGTGCTTACCGATGAACTTATTCGCAATGCGTTGAAAAAAAATAAAGATTTAAGTCAACAATTTATTTCAGAAGATAATCCTAACGTCTCAAAACAATTATCAAATTACAAGAATTAA
- the nusA gene encoding transcription termination factor NusA, producing the protein MATSANRLEILQIADAVAREKSIDREIVISAMADAIQKAARSRYGQETNIHAEINSKTGEIKLQRLLKIVDIVEDYTTEITLSDALKRQADAKIGDFFADLLPPMDFGRIAAQSAKQVIVQKVRDAERDQQYEEFKNKIGEIISGTVKRVEYGNVIVDLGRGEAIVRRDELIPRESFHYGDRIRAFVSDVHREPRGPQIFLSRTHPQFMVKLFTMEVPEIYDGIIEIKSVARDPGSRAKIAVVSRDGSIDPVGACVGMRGSRVQAVVAELQGEKIDIIPWSPDAATFIVNALQPAEVSKVVLDEDVERIEVIVPDDQLSLAIGRRGQNVRLASQLTGWNIDILTEQEESENRQKEFTERSKLFMESLDVDEMIGQVMASEGFSSIEEIAYIDLEEIASIDGFDHETAAEIQSRAREYLERKEKELDEKRKKLGVSDELRMLPGITNAMLVAIGEDGVKTIEDFAGYAVDDLAGWKERKEGQTQNFSGILTPFDITRFDAEAMVLAARVQAGWIDKADLITENPAKIENSAENEKIDNLNEDTL; encoded by the coding sequence ATGGCTACAAGCGCTAACAGACTTGAAATTCTGCAAATTGCAGATGCTGTTGCACGTGAAAAGTCGATCGACCGGGAAATTGTCATTTCTGCAATGGCCGATGCTATCCAGAAAGCGGCGCGCTCTCGTTATGGTCAAGAAACCAATATCCATGCCGAGATCAATTCAAAAACAGGTGAAATTAAATTACAACGTCTGCTTAAAATTGTCGATATCGTTGAGGATTATACAACTGAAATCACTTTATCTGACGCACTCAAACGACAAGCAGATGCAAAAATTGGTGATTTTTTTGCTGATCTTTTGCCTCCTATGGATTTTGGACGCATCGCAGCGCAATCTGCTAAACAGGTTATTGTACAAAAGGTCCGTGATGCAGAGCGTGACCAACAATACGAAGAATTCAAAAATAAAATTGGTGAAATTATTTCCGGTACGGTAAAACGTGTCGAATATGGCAATGTTATCGTTGATCTAGGACGCGGTGAAGCTATTGTACGACGTGATGAATTAATTCCACGTGAATCTTTCCACTATGGAGATCGTATTCGTGCCTTTGTTAGTGATGTGCACCGCGAACCACGCGGTCCGCAAATTTTTCTTTCACGCACACATCCTCAATTTATGGTAAAACTTTTTACCATGGAAGTGCCAGAAATCTATGATGGTATTATAGAAATTAAATCTGTTGCACGCGATCCAGGTTCACGTGCTAAAATTGCCGTTGTCTCACGCGATGGTTCAATTGATCCCGTTGGAGCGTGTGTTGGGATGCGAGGAAGTCGTGTTCAAGCTGTTGTTGCAGAGTTACAAGGTGAAAAAATTGATATTATTCCTTGGTCACCTGACGCTGCAACATTTATTGTCAATGCATTACAACCCGCAGAAGTTTCCAAAGTCGTCCTCGATGAAGATGTAGAACGTATCGAAGTCATTGTACCTGATGACCAGCTCAGTCTTGCTATTGGTCGGCGTGGACAAAATGTTCGTTTAGCTTCACAATTAACAGGATGGAATATTGATATTTTAACAGAACAGGAAGAATCTGAAAACCGTCAAAAAGAATTTACCGAACGCAGCAAATTGTTTATGGAATCATTAGATGTTGACGAAATGATTGGGCAAGTTATGGCATCAGAGGGCTTTTCCTCCATTGAAGAAATCGCTTATATTGATCTCGAAGAAATCGCTTCCATTGATGGTTTTGATCATGAAACTGCTGCTGAAATCCAAAGTCGTGCACGTGAATATCTAGAACGCAAAGAAAAAGAACTTGATGAAAAGCGCAAAAAACTCGGTGTCTCTGATGAATTGCGAATGCTTCCTGGAATAACAAATGCTATGTTGGTTGCTATTGGCGAAGATGGTGTAAAAACAATAGAAGATTTTGCAGGCTATGCAGTCGACGACTTGGCTGGCTGGAAAGAACGTAAGGAAGGTCAAACACAGAATTTTTCTGGTATCCTAACCCCATTTGATATTACACGATTTGATGCAGAAGCTATGGTTTTAGCTGCACGTGTGCAAGCAGGCTGGATAGACAAAGCTGATCTTATTACAGAAAATCCTGCAAAAATAGAAAATTCTGCAGAAAATGAAAAAATAGATAATTTGAACGAGGATACACTTTAA
- a CDS encoding tRNA (guanine(46)-N(7))-methyltransferase TrmB, which translates to MIDHKVHLSEAFFGRRKGKRLRNSQLARIKMLLPTLKIDLNNSAPPDLTSLFPSKVREVRLEIGFGGGEHLLHEMEHFPQTGFIGVEPFINGMAKMLLSLEQHKQHQNHLRLYDDDATHLLDWLPNASLDGIDLFYPDPWPKKKHWKRRFINMKNLNRVARVLKIGKKFRFATDIDSYANWTLYYFTHHHSFEWEAENLKDWKTPYPLWPGTRYEEKALREGRTPAYLTFIKK; encoded by the coding sequence ATGATTGACCATAAAGTGCATTTGAGTGAAGCTTTTTTTGGTCGTCGAAAAGGAAAACGGCTACGAAACAGTCAACTTGCGCGTATAAAAATGCTTCTTCCAACTCTTAAAATTGATTTAAATAATTCTGCACCCCCAGACCTAACATCTTTATTTCCGAGCAAAGTAAGAGAAGTTCGGCTTGAAATTGGCTTTGGTGGAGGTGAACATTTGCTTCATGAAATGGAACATTTTCCACAAACCGGTTTTATCGGCGTAGAACCCTTCATCAATGGCATGGCCAAAATGTTGTTGTCTCTTGAACAGCATAAACAACATCAAAATCATCTCCGCCTTTATGACGATGATGCCACACACCTCCTTGATTGGCTCCCAAATGCATCACTTGATGGAATAGACCTCTTCTATCCTGATCCATGGCCTAAAAAAAAGCATTGGAAACGACGCTTTATCAACATGAAAAATCTTAACCGTGTTGCTCGCGTTCTTAAAATAGGTAAAAAATTCCGCTTTGCCACCGATATAGACAGTTATGCAAACTGGACTCTATACTATTTTACACACCATCATAGCTTTGAATGGGAAGCAGAAAATCTTAAGGATTGGAAAACTCCTTATCCGCTATGGCCGGGCACTCGCTATGAAGAAAAAGCTTTACGAGAGGGACGAACACCTGCCTATCTGACTTTTATAAAGAAATAA